TCCAAAGTTTTAAACACTGTTTCGACTGGCGATGTGAGCTTTGGGGGGAATATTTCAAGAGAAATCACTGTTTTTTTCGCATCAAATAATTCTTTAATTTTCATATATCAGTCCTCCTGGGGTTCAATTGCTGCCGCGGCTTCTAGCAAACGGTCTTTTTCAAAAAATACTTCAGATAGGTACAAGCCCTGCGGCGGTGCCGTATGTCCTGCCTTCCGCCGGTCTTTTCCTGCGATAATCGCCTTCATTTCCTCTGGCTGTTTTCTGCCTAAGCCAACGTCTGCCAGCGTACCCGCAATGATTCGTACCATATTATAAAGAAATCCATCTCCGATGATTTCAAGCCGTATATCATCGCCTACTTCTGATACGCGGATTCCATATACGGTCCGCACGGTAGATTCCATTACTTTTCCGCCTGCAGCCTGAAAGCATTTAAAGTCATGCATTCCTGCTACGAAAGAAGCCGCCTGTTTCATGGCTTCTATATTCATTGGTTTATAAATGTGATAACGGTAGTTCCTGAGAAAGGGCTCCGCTTTTTCGCTGTTTGTGATTCGATACGTATATTTTTTCCCTTTAGCCGAAAACCTTGCATGGAAATCCTCCGGCATCTCCTGTGCCTTAAGAATGACTACATCGCCGCCGTGATTTCTGCCTCTGTCTTTCCCGCTTGCTGCAAGAAGACCATTGGCTGCCACTGGAATTTTTTCCACCGGAATCCGAAAATCTGCCGCAAAACTTGCCCTTTGCCCATACGCATGTACACCGGCGTCGGTTCTGCTGGTTCCGTTGATTTGAATCGGCTGACCGCAAACCTGACTGAGTGCGCGCTCCACCTCGCCCTGAACACTCCTCTGCTCCGGCTGTCTCTGCCATCCGCAAAATTCCGTTCCATCATATGAAATTGTCAGCAGAATATTTTTCATCCTATTACACCCTTTGACTGCATCCCAGATCACCGCAGATGGAGATTAGGCCAGCCATTACCCAAGATAGCAGCCGGACAGCACACTAGCGGCGTCATACAAAGAACTTCTCAGTCATGACTTAAGAGACCGCTGCCACTGATAGGAATCGCCTCTCCCAGATAGGTTGGCTCTGGCTTGACCATCAACTTGAAGAAATCTTTTGTTCTGGCCAAAACCTCTCGGAGCTCCCGGTAGTCCTGCCCTGCATATGCGATTTTCACAGCGGAAACCCCGTAAGCCTCAATGCCAAGCTTTCTTGCCGCATAGACTGCTCTGTACTGGTGGTATTTCTGTGTCACAACAATCGCTCTTTTTACTTCAAAAACATCTCTGGCACGATACATGGATTCATAGGTAGAAAAGCCTGCATGGTCGAGGAAGATATCCTCTGCAGGCACACCGGCATCCAACACATACTGTTTCATTGCGTTCACTTCATCGTACTGCTCCTGACCATTGTCACCGGTCAAAAGAAGCTTGGGTGCAGCTCCTGCAAAATAGAGCGCAAGTCCTTTATCCAGACGATCCCGCAGCATGAGATTTGGAGATCCATCCGGCCTTAATCCTGCTCCAAGAACCAAAATGCAATCTGCATTCAGATCCGCAGAAGCTTCCTCATCGATAAGATACTGCCCGGCGGTGCCTGCAACATAAGCGCTGATGCAGAACGGAGTCAATGCCAAAAGTCCAAGCAGCAGCACGAACAAGAGCATCATCCGTGTCCTTTTTTTCTTTTTCTGTATCTGCATCATTATCCTCTATCCAGATTTTTATCTCAGCTGTTACCAAGACGATCTACCTTGGCAATTCAATTTTTTTATGATCCTTTGATTGTCTGTATAATGTAAATTTTCTTCCGATTGCTTGTACAAATTCTGCTTTGAGGCTTTGCGCAAGTTCGTTTGCAGTTTCCTTCGGTGTAAGATCGCAGCCTTCCTGGAGCTTCACTTTAACCAATTCCCTGTGTTCTAGTCCAACATTCATCTCCTTGACAATATTTTCTGTCAAGCCTGCCTTACCGATATATACTGATGGCTCCAAATCGTGAGCCATACTTCTTAAAAAGCTTCTCTGTTTGCTTGTAATCATTCTCTTTTCCTTCCGCAGCATCTGCCATGAAATACAACAAGGATTAATAGCGTATCCCTATTATAAATCATCAATAAAGTATCAAAATATTATACTATCAATCAATAGCCTGCGTCAAATTTATTTATCCATTCAACCCATTGATAGGGAATCACTTTATGATTGAAGCCCATACATGCCATCTGGCTTTTATTTAATTATTTTTAATATTTAGAAAATTAAATAAATTATTGTTGAAATATTCTAAACTTATTGTTACAATAGTGACTATAATATTATAGAATAGTTCTTATAATAATTAAAAAAAAATTCAGCGGCCTCCGTGAGATGGGAGGCAATCCCGCATTCGATTCTCAATTGATTTTGAATACTACTACTCCATTAAACTCATACAACAACATAGAGAGAGGATAGCCTTACTACGGCTATCCTCTCTCTATGTTATCGCACCCCCTCTGCAAGGCTGCGTACTTCTTCTTCAATCTGCTTCATCGTTCGTATTTTTTGACGGTAAATCCACATTCCAACAGGCATCCAAAACAGCGCAAAGAGGAATCCGCCTATGACAAATGGCTCAATGGCATCAAAACTTGCGCCTTTCAGCATCAGCTCTTTCAAGGGGTTTGCATAATAGTAAAGCGGCCACACAGCCTTCATAACGGGAGCAAAACCCGGTGCCATCATAAATTCCGGCCAGCCATATCCGCAGGATAGGATGGAAGGAATCGCCAGAAACATTACAAACTGCGTGCAGTGAGTGGCGTCGTCAAAAATTGCCGCCAGCACGAATGCAACACCCGTCAGTCCTGCCAGAAAGAGTACCTGTACCAGCAAAGTCAAAAGGAGACTTCCCTCGAGAGGATAGTGAAAGAACCAATGAACGATGAGCATGCACGCAAGGGAGCATACAAAGGTCATCATTGCATACTGAACAATCAGCGGCGCCATCTCCTTGGGCCTTATCTTTCTGTCGATCTTGTTTAAAGGAAGTCGCTTCAGACGATCCTTCTCCTTGAGCAGGATCGGCGCAACCACATTCAGGTAGGTCTGCTGGACAAACACCGCCAGCAATCCGGGGTAGAGATAGTACAAATAGCCCAGCTGCGGATTGTAGAGAACCCGTTCAGCCGTTGCAAGCGTATTTAGCATTTGATCCGAGGTTCCCGGCAGAATTCCGCCCGAAGCCAGATCCAATGCCTGCAGCTCATAATTCTTCGCCGAGATGATCTTATTAGAATAGAGCATTAAATTATTTCCCACAAGGAAATTGGTTCCATCCATCAGCATCAGGGCTTTTGCACCCTTTCTTCCGTTTATATCAGCCTGAAACCCTTGAGGAAGAACCAATCCCCCTTTGATTTTTCCAGACAGAATATCCTCTTTGATCTGTTCTGTTGAATCTGCATATTCTGTTATTTTAAAGATGGAACAGCCCTCAAACTCCTCTATGATCTCCCGGGACTGATCAGATTGATCAAGATCCATAATCGCAATGGGGATTTCATCGGTGAAGATGGGGCTCATCGCCGCGCCAAACAATAGCGTGAACGCAATGGGAATCAAAATTAAAACAATAGGAGGTTTGTACTTTAGGATTAATTCTATCAGCTTTTTCATGCCAAAACCTCCTTTTTCTTAATGAAATAGAGCAATACCAGCTCCACTGCTATAAAAATCAGCATGATACGAATGTCGGGAATCAAATGGCGAAATGCCAGGTCCTTCAGGCAAAGATCCCTGATCCGATTACCGTAATAGTAAAACGGGATGATCTTTGCCAACCACTGAAAAAAGGTTGGCATAGCCAGCGCCGGCCAGGTATAGCCCCCTAAAATGGAAGCAGGAAGCACGAGGACCGCCGCAACCTGGCTTGCAAACATTCGGTCTGACAGGATGGAACCCACCAGATACCCCAGCGCAAAAATTACGCAGGAGAAAAGCACCGTCAGCACGATCCCTCCCAGAAGGGTTCCTTTATAGGGCATATCAAACAGTAGATACTGCTCAATTAAGGTCAGCGAAATAGATACCGCGCCCAGGCTGCCCCATTTCAGAATCATTTTTAAGTGTTCCGTGAAAGCAAGGCCTTTCCCCCTGTTCTCGCTGGCACGTTCAGCACCCATACATGCTATTCCAACTTGAATCAATGCCGCAAGCATGCCCGGAAGTATAAAATTTCTAAAATTTCTTGTTGGATTATACAAAAGACGGTATGTAGCATCAATTGGTATCGCATGATTTCTAACTTCTGCCGGTGCAATGTCCAATTTACCTTCATAGTTCTTAATCATATAGCCGGCTTTTAGTGTCAGCAAAATCTCTGACATAGCCGATTTGGATGACGAAATAACAGCCAGTGAGGAGCCATCATATACCGTCAGGATTTTGGGTGCCTTTCCCTCACGCATATCACTGTAGAAGTTCTCAGGAATAATGAGCCCCACATACGCCTGTCTGTTATAGAGCGCTTCCTCCACTCGAGCATCGTTATCTGCTTCCTCTACCACGTTAAAATAGTTGCTCTCGTCCACATATGCAACGAGGTTTCTGCTGAACTCAGATTGATCGTGATTCACTACGACGGTGGGAATTGCGGTTGCCACATCGCTGCTCATTTCGTATCCCAGGATCAATCCGGTTACAAGAGGTACCACAATGAAGACCAAAAAGGTCATCACTCTTTTCGGATGGCGCTTTTTATATAGATAAAGCGCCTTAAAAATTTGAAAGAACTGCCGTTTCATAGTTATTCTCCGTCTGTCATTCCGAGATTAACCATAGCTGTCATTCCGGGATAAACCTCTTTATCCAATTGAAGCAGTTCAATCTTTACCCCATAAGAGAGGATATCGAAATCTCCGTTATTGTTTGTTGCCCGCTTCGTTGCAAAGTCAGGCTTCTGACTAACGTTTGTAATTTTCCCCTTGAAAACTTCATTTGGATAAGCTGCAATCGTAACATCAACTTCTGCTCCGGTCTGAACCTTTCCCAAATCCGTCTCTTTTACATTAATTTCAACATAGGGCTTTTCCTTGCTGGTCAGGGTTGCAAGCGGCATGCCGCTGCTGACAAGTTCGCCTTCGTTCACGTTCAAAGCGGTAACGGTACCATCCATGGACGCTTTTATGGTTGCATCATCCAGGTAGCTCTGTACCTCGGCAGTCGCCGCCTTCGCCTGGGCTACCAACGCTTCGGCGGCTGCCTTATCTTCTGCTCTGGCACCGGAAGATGCCATATCGTAAACCTCTTTTGCTGCGGTGTACTGGGCATAAACCTGATCATACGTATTGGCAGACACTGCCTCCTGCTCATAAAGCGACTTGATTCTGTTGTAGGTCTTTTCCGCCAGATCATAAGCGGCTTTGGCCTGTGCGACTTCCTGGCTCCTCGCTCCGTTCAAGGCCTTGTTGTACTGGGCCTGAGCCGCGGCGGTAGCCGCTTCCGCCTGCTGCTTTTTTGCTTCGATGCTCTCGCTGGAGATAACAATCAGCGTATCTCCTTTCTTAACCGCTTGGCCTTCCGTTACAAGGACCTGATCCACTACCCCGGGTATTTTTGAATTAATATCAATCTCTTGGGTTTTCAGATTACCCTGAATTACCAGCTCTTCTTTTCCGGATGCATTTGGCCCCGCAAAAGCGAAAGCAATGCAGAGGATAATCACTACAGCGATAATAATCATAATGTTTTTATTTTTCAATGCAAAGTTCATATTAATCTCTTCCTTCTTATTTACTTATTACTGATAGGATTTTATTTTAAAGGGGCAGCCGCCCTGTTCCTACATCTGCTGCATAGTGAAAGTCGTAAACTGCAAGATCGTAGTCCGATATCGCTTTTGACACGGCCAGCCCCGCCTTATATACATTAAGCTGAGCCTGCTGAAGCTCCGCAAGTGTTGTCATCCCTGCCTGGTAGGAGATATTGATGAGCCGGTATCCTTCCTGGGCGTAGTCCTGCATCGCGCGCGCAGCCTTTAAGGCCGAGGTCTTATCCTCCAGCTCTGCAGCTTTATTTCGAACCTCAATCTCAATGAGTACCGGAGCATCCTTCTTCGTCTTCTCTGCCGAGAGCAGTGCGATTTGTTGTTTCATATAGGTAGAGGAACTTCTTGGGTAGGACGTCAAATCTTCCAACAATATCTTATGCACCTGCACCGCAAAGTCTGTGCCCTTGATTTCATTTCTCCTGTTCAGAGCACTGGACACGGCCGCCTCTGTATCGATAGCGGCAGCAGAAACTACCTCCAGCTTATCTGTGAAATTCACCGCCTGCGTCGCGGAATACCCCAGAAGATAATTAAAACTCATCCTGGCATATTCTAATTTTGTCTGTGCAGACTGCATGCTGCTTTTTGCAGAAGTCACTCCTGACTCAGCAGAGAGTACATCTTTTTTGGCCAGCATACCAGCCTCGTACTGTGCTTTCGTATTTTTTAGAATATCCTGCTGCGTCTTCAGATTGTCCTCCTCTGTCTTCAGATTATCTGCTGCCAGCAGCACTCCATAATATACCTTAAGGGTCTCATACTCGATCTGATTCATTTCTGCCTTGTAGTTGCTGTCAATCTGTCCCTTGGCAAAATCCCTTCGCAGCCGCATGACCTTTTTATTTACTGTCGTTGCTCCGTTTTCTTGTGCCTCCACGCTTTTTTCCATTACCGTGGCAGGGCTCACATAGCCCAAATCCTTGTATTTATCAAGTAAATCCAGACCGTCCAAAACCTTTCCGATTTTTGTTACCGCCTCACTGTAGCCCTCAGCCAGGGCAATGTCTGACTTTTTATTCAATTCTGCAGTCTGCGCCCTTGCTCCCGTCGTCTGCATGATCTTAACCGCTTCTTTCATGGAAAGCGGAATGGGCTTCGCCGAAATGACCGAAGCAGAGGCGGCAGCATCTTCTTCCGTAATGGCAGGTCCCGTAATGGCAGGTCCCGTGGCGGCTGCCCCAGAGGTATCTGTAACAGAAGCACCGGTTGTTTGTATTTCAGCCGACCCAGGAGAGGCCTCTCCTCCATATACGCATGCTGTTCCCATCAGCAAAACCATAATCAGTGTGAAACAAATTTCTCTTTTCATTTTCTATATGCCACCTTTCTCGTTAGAATTTATATTTTCGCAATCTACATGTGACGATTATCTTTACAACCGTGTAGATATAATCTATACTAACAGTATGACAAATACAAGACACAAAGTATTGCCTCGTGTTGTTTAATTATACAAACGGTGCAAAATGTAGATTAAAAATATTGCAGAGAAAACCACTCTGGAAAGGAAGTTGAAAATGGGTTCTTATGAAACAAAAAATAAAGGAGACCTCAGAGTTAGAAGGACGTACAAGCTTCTTTCTCAGGCCTTACTCTCCCTGCTTCTGGAACGGTCATTTGAAGAGATTTTTGTCACAGACATCTGTGAGAGAGCGATGGTGCACCGCACCACGTTCTATAAACACTTCGAAGACAAGTATCATCTCTTGGACTTCTGTGTTCAAGAACTGATTCGCACCTTTGAAGGAGACGGAACCCATCTTTACTCCGCAGAAACCATGAAAGAGTATTATATGGGATTGATTAGAAAGTCATTAGAATATATGGCGGATAACAAGGAGCTTTTTCTCACTGGCATCCTCCGAGCAGGAAATAACTCAGTGCTTCCCATGCTCAACCTCTCTGTCAATAACTTGATCCAAACGAAACTTCAAGAAAACGAAAAGCTTGGAGTATATCATAAAATCCCTAATCCTGTAATTGCACAATTTTACTCCGGTGCATTGATCTCAGCTTCCATTTGGTGGCTTGAAAATGACACACCGATTTCCATCGATGAAATGGTACACTATATCAGTCTTCTGATCAATGAAAAATCCTATACATTTACAGAAGATGCCTTGCCGGAGCTCATTTAGAATAGAGCTGCGAAAACCTCCAGCTCTTGAGAAAACAATAGATAAGCAGAAGCTCCAATGGCGATGAACGGACCCAGCGGACGCTGATCGCTGCCCTTCAGCTTACCGGAAATCAATCCCGCAGCAAAGACAAGAGCGCTAGAGAAGATGGCGAGAATAAAGACGATGGCAGTACCCTGCAAGCCGCAGACTAAGCCCACCGCCGACATGAGCTTTACGTCACCAAAGCCCAAGGTCTCTTTCCGAAAGATAAAATTGCCTAAAGCGCCGATAAGCAGCATGCTTCCACCGCCCGCAAGCGCACCAAGCAGCTGCGACCAAAAAGAATTCTGAAACGGAATAAATCCAAAGGCAGTAACAGCTAAAGCAACCACAAACTGATCCGGAATAATCATATATTTCCAATCAGCAATTCCGATCTGGGTCAACAGCCAGATTGCCGCCAGCCCGGGAATAGAATAAAGAAGGCTGATTTCAGTCAGCTTTAGAGCTGCTGCTGCAAAGACAAGAACAAACACCGCACCCCAAGGCCGTGTCGAGATCCGCACACCCCACATTTCACGACTGGGCTCCTCATTATAGTCACAGAGCCATTTTGCCGGGATTCGGTTGAAAACATATATGGTTAGTGTACCTGCACAAGCTCCTCCCCCGACCGTTATTATGACTTTAAAGATGATAAGAATTGTCTCCATCCAGTATACCCTTTCCCTTA
This genomic window from Clostridiales bacterium contains:
- the truA gene encoding tRNA pseudouridine(38-40) synthase TruA, which translates into the protein MKNILLTISYDGTEFCGWQRQPEQRSVQGEVERALSQVCGQPIQINGTSRTDAGVHAYGQRASFAADFRIPVEKIPVAANGLLAASGKDRGRNHGGDVVILKAQEMPEDFHARFSAKGKKYTYRITNSEKAEPFLRNYRYHIYKPMNIEAMKQAASFVAGMHDFKCFQAAGGKVMESTVRTVYGIRVSEVGDDIRLEIIGDGFLYNMVRIIAGTLADVGLGRKQPEEMKAIIAGKDRRKAGHTAPPQGLYLSEVFFEKDRLLEAAAAIEPQED
- a CDS encoding SanA protein; protein product: MMLLFVLLLGLLALTPFCISAYVAGTAGQYLIDEEASADLNADCILVLGAGLRPDGSPNLMLRDRLDKGLALYFAGAAPKLLLTGDNGQEQYDEVNAMKQYVLDAGVPAEDIFLDHAGFSTYESMYRARDVFEVKRAIVVTQKYHQYRAVYAARKLGIEAYGVSAVKIAYAGQDYRELREVLARTKDFFKLMVKPEPTYLGEAIPISGSGLLSHD
- the yhbY gene encoding ribosome assembly RNA-binding protein YhbY, with translation MITSKQRSFLRSMAHDLEPSVYIGKAGLTENIVKEMNVGLEHRELVKVKLQEGCDLTPKETANELAQSLKAEFVQAIGRKFTLYRQSKDHKKIELPR
- a CDS encoding ABC transporter permease, giving the protein MKKLIELILKYKPPIVLILIPIAFTLLFGAAMSPIFTDEIPIAIMDLDQSDQSREIIEEFEGCSIFKITEYADSTEQIKEDILSGKIKGGLVLPQGFQADINGRKGAKALMLMDGTNFLVGNNLMLYSNKIISAKNYELQALDLASGGILPGTSDQMLNTLATAERVLYNPQLGYLYYLYPGLLAVFVQQTYLNVVAPILLKEKDRLKRLPLNKIDRKIRPKEMAPLIVQYAMMTFVCSLACMLIVHWFFHYPLEGSLLLTLLVQVLFLAGLTGVAFVLAAIFDDATHCTQFVMFLAIPSILSCGYGWPEFMMAPGFAPVMKAVWPLYYYANPLKELMLKGASFDAIEPFVIGGFLFALFWMPVGMWIYRQKIRTMKQIEEEVRSLAEGVR
- a CDS encoding ABC transporter permease; translation: MKRQFFQIFKALYLYKKRHPKRVMTFLVFIVVPLVTGLILGYEMSSDVATAIPTVVVNHDQSEFSRNLVAYVDESNYFNVVEEADNDARVEEALYNRQAYVGLIIPENFYSDMREGKAPKILTVYDGSSLAVISSSKSAMSEILLTLKAGYMIKNYEGKLDIAPAEVRNHAIPIDATYRLLYNPTRNFRNFILPGMLAALIQVGIACMGAERASENRGKGLAFTEHLKMILKWGSLGAVSISLTLIEQYLLFDMPYKGTLLGGIVLTVLFSCVIFALGYLVGSILSDRMFASQVAAVLVLPASILGGYTWPALAMPTFFQWLAKIIPFYYYGNRIRDLCLKDLAFRHLIPDIRIMLIFIAVELVLLYFIKKKEVLA
- a CDS encoding HlyD family efflux transporter periplasmic adaptor subunit gives rise to the protein MNFALKNKNIMIIIAVVIILCIAFAFAGPNASGKEELVIQGNLKTQEIDINSKIPGVVDQVLVTEGQAVKKGDTLIVISSESIEAKKQQAEAATAAAQAQYNKALNGARSQEVAQAKAAYDLAEKTYNRIKSLYEQEAVSANTYDQVYAQYTAAKEVYDMASSGARAEDKAAAEALVAQAKAATAEVQSYLDDATIKASMDGTVTALNVNEGELVSSGMPLATLTSKEKPYVEINVKETDLGKVQTGAEVDVTIAAYPNEVFKGKITNVSQKPDFATKRATNNNGDFDILSYGVKIELLQLDKEVYPGMTAMVNLGMTDGE
- a CDS encoding TolC family protein, with translation MKREICFTLIMVLLMGTACVYGGEASPGSAEIQTTGASVTDTSGAAATGPAITGPAITEEDAAASASVISAKPIPLSMKEAVKIMQTTGARAQTAELNKKSDIALAEGYSEAVTKIGKVLDGLDLLDKYKDLGYVSPATVMEKSVEAQENGATTVNKKVMRLRRDFAKGQIDSNYKAEMNQIEYETLKVYYGVLLAADNLKTEEDNLKTQQDILKNTKAQYEAGMLAKKDVLSAESGVTSAKSSMQSAQTKLEYARMSFNYLLGYSATQAVNFTDKLEVVSAAAIDTEAAVSSALNRRNEIKGTDFAVQVHKILLEDLTSYPRSSSTYMKQQIALLSAEKTKKDAPVLIEIEVRNKAAELEDKTSALKAARAMQDYAQEGYRLINISYQAGMTTLAELQQAQLNVYKAGLAVSKAISDYDLAVYDFHYAADVGTGRLPL
- a CDS encoding TetR family transcriptional regulator; this translates as MGSYETKNKGDLRVRRTYKLLSQALLSLLLERSFEEIFVTDICERAMVHRTTFYKHFEDKYHLLDFCVQELIRTFEGDGTHLYSAETMKEYYMGLIRKSLEYMADNKELFLTGILRAGNNSVLPMLNLSVNNLIQTKLQENEKLGVYHKIPNPVIAQFYSGALISASIWWLENDTPISIDEMVHYISLLINEKSYTFTEDALPELI
- a CDS encoding prepilin peptidase; the protein is METILIIFKVIITVGGGACAGTLTIYVFNRIPAKWLCDYNEEPSREMWGVRISTRPWGAVFVLVFAAAALKLTEISLLYSIPGLAAIWLLTQIGIADWKYMIIPDQFVVALAVTAFGFIPFQNSFWSQLLGALAGGGSMLLIGALGNFIFRKETLGFGDVKLMSAVGLVCGLQGTAIVFILAIFSSALVFAAGLISGKLKGSDQRPLGPFIAIGASAYLLFSQELEVFAALF